A genomic window from Yarrowia lipolytica chromosome 1D, complete sequence includes:
- a CDS encoding uncharacterized protein (Compare to YALI0D15818g, similar to Saccharomyces cerevisiae YCR087C-A; ancestral locus Anc_6.365, similar to DEHA0A13882g Debaryomyces hansenii IPF 7391.1 putative DNA-binding ptotein) has protein sequence MVSFSCEVCNDTIVKKKLSTHQSQCRGAYFTCIDCSTTFFNNDHVKHTSCISEAEKYEGALFRGKKTQQGKQTQQQAPKPVAAKPVEKPKQEEKTAVEENKDKKEKKDRKDRNRKGSKSSDSPLDISKPTSMYKIVKDLKKNKKISEKEILKSFKIEKNDKGELVLVADL, from the exons ATGGTCTCCTTTTCTTGTGAA GTTTGCAATGACACCAtcgtcaagaagaagctcagCACTCATCAGAGCCAGTGCCGAGGAGCATACTTCACCTGCATCGACTGTTCCACTaccttcttcaacaacgACCATGTGAAGCATACTTCTTGCATTtccgaggccgagaagtACGAGGGCGCCCTGTTTCGTGGAAAGAAGACACAGCAGGGAAAGCAGACACAGCAGCAAGCACCCAAGCCTGTTGCCGCCAAGCCTGTCGAGAAGcccaagcaggaggagaagactgCCGTGGAGGaaaacaaggacaagaaagaaaagaaggacagaaaggacagaaacagaaagGGAAGCAAGTCTTCTGATTCTCCCCTCGACATTTCTAAGCCCACCTCCATGTACAAAATTGTCAaggatctcaagaagaatAAGAAAATCtccgagaaggagattctCAAATCTTTCaagattgagaagaacGATAAAGGAGAGCTGGTGTTGGTTGCCGACCTCTAA